In Macadamia integrifolia cultivar HAES 741 chromosome 13, SCU_Mint_v3, whole genome shotgun sequence, one DNA window encodes the following:
- the LOC122059440 gene encoding (-)-germacrene D synthase-like isoform X1: MSSLLSCAPVAHQYLVQNSKTDIIRRSANYHPSIWGDQFLKYAPPAMVYEACPEHVEELKEEVRRMLMADANDPSKKLNLIDSLQRLGVAYHFEEEIEELLEKMHDALPVDGLDSCSHLYTIALWFRLLSQQGYNVFCNVFNRFKDSKGSFNEELIKDVPGMLCLYEATFLRVHGEDILDEALTFTTTQLKSIVTDLKPPLATQVIHALKQPLHKGMPRLEARHYISVYQEVETRNETLLKLAKLDFNSLQLIHRQELSQLSRWWKELDFATKLPYARDRLVECYFWIVGVYFETHYSLARMILTKVITMTSIIDDTYDVYGTLEELKLFTDAIDRWDISGMEQLPEYMKALYSALLDVYNEIKENLRKKGQSYRVNYAIEAMKRQVRSYLIEALWFNEGCIPTFEEYMGIALTSCGYPMLIVTSFVCMGDIVTKETLDWAIDDPKLIRASSLICRLMDDIASHKVEQARGDVCSSVECYMKQHRVTEQEACDELHRRVEKAWKDINEECIKPSRSPVPLMPFLMQIVNFTRMMDVIYKHDDGYSNAAQVLKEYITFLFIDPI, translated from the exons AtgtcttcccttctttcttgtgCTCCTGTTGCCCACCAGTATTTGGTTCAGAATTCAAAGACAGATATCATTCGTCGGTCGGCGAATTACCATCCTAGTATATGGGGTGATCAATTCCTCAAATATGCTCCACCTGCTATG GTATATGAAGCTTGTCCTGAGCATGTTGAAGAGCTGAAAGAAGAAGTAAGGAGGATGCTAATGGCTGATGCCAATGATCCATCAAAGAAATTGAACTTGATTGATTCGTTACAACGGCTTGGTGTGGCATACCACTTTGAAGAAGAGATAGAGGAGTTGTTAGAGAAGATGCATGATGCCCTCCCTGTTGATGGTTTAGACAGCTGCAGCCATCTTTACACCATTGCTTTATGGTTTCGATTACTGAGCCAACAAGGGTATAATGTCTTCTGCA ATGTTTTCAATAGGTTCAAGGATAGCAAAGGCAGCTTCAACGAGGAATTGATTAAAGATGTGCCTGGCATGCTATGCTTGTATGAAGCTACTTTTCTCAGGGTACATGGAGAAGACATTTTAGATGAAGCCTTGACCTTCACAACCACTCAACTTAAATCTATAGTTACTGATTTAAAGCCTCCTCTTGCAACACAAGTGATTCATGCATTGAAACAACCCCTCCACAAGGGCATGCCAAGATTAGAAGCTAGGCATTACATCTCTGTTTACCAAGAAGTTGAGACAAGGAATGAGACTCTGTTGAAGCTTGCTAAGTTGGATTTCAATTCACTGCAGTTAATTCATCGGCAAGAGCTAAGCCAACTCTCAAG ATGGTGGAAAGAATTAGACTTTGCAACTAAACTCCCTTATGCTAGAGACCGACTCGTGGAATGTTATTTTTGGATAGTGGGGGTGTATTTTGAGACACATTACTCTCTTGCTAGAATGATCTTAACCAAAGTTATAACCATGACTTCAATCATTGATGATACCTACGATGTATATGGCACACTTGAAGAACTTAAGCTCTTCACAGATGCAATTGACAG GTGGGACATAAGCGGCATGGAGCAACTTCCCGAATACATGAAAGCACTTTATTCTGCACTTCTAGATGTTTACAATGAGATCAAGGAAAATCTGAGAAAGAAAGGACAATCTTATCGAGTTAATTATGCAATAGAGGCA ATGAAGAGGCAGGTCAGATCATACTTAATAGAAGCCTTATGGTTTAATGAAGGATGCATTCCAACGTTTGAAGAGTATATGGGAATTGCATTAACCTCCTGTGGTTATCCTATGCTTATAGTCACATCCTTTGTTTGCATGGGAGATATTGTCACAAAGGAGACATTAGACTGGGCCATTGATGATCCTAAACTTATTAGGGCTTCGTCATTAATATGCCGGCTTATGGATGATATTGCATCCCACAAG GTAGAGCAAGCGAGAGGAGATGTTTGTTCGAGTGTTGAGTGCTATATGAAACAACATAGAGTGACAGAGCAAGAGGCATGTGATGAGCTTCATAGAAGAGTGGAGAAGGCATGGAAAGATATAAACGAAGAGTGCATCAAACCAAGTAGGAGTCCCGTTCCATTAATGCCATTTCTGATGCAGATTGTCAATTTTACGCGTATGATGGATGTCATATATAAACATGATGATGGATACAGTAATGCCGCTCAAGTGCTGAAAGAGTACATCACCTTCTTGTTCATTGATCCAATATGA
- the LOC122059440 gene encoding (-)-germacrene D synthase-like isoform X2: MSSLLSCAPVAHQYLVQNSKTDIIRRSANYHPSIWGDQFLKYAPPAMVYEACPEHVEELKEEVRRMLMADANDPSKKLNLIDSLQRLGVAYHFEEEIEELLEKMHDALPVDGLDSCSHLYTIALWFRLLSQQGYNVFCNVFNRFKDSKGSFNEELIKDVPGMLCLYEATFLRVHGEDILDEALTFTTTQLKSIVTDLKPPLATQVIHALKQPLHKGMPRLEARHYISVYQEVETRNETLLKLAKLDFNSLQLIHRQELSQLSRWWKELDFATKLPYARDRLVECYFWIVGVYFETHYSLARMILTKVITMTSIIDDTYDVYGTLEELKLFTDAIDRWDISGMEQLPEYMKALYSALLDVYNEIKENLRKKGQSYRVNYAIEAVEQARGDVCSSVECYMKQHRVTEQEACDELHRRVEKAWKDINEECIKPSRSPVPLMPFLMQIVNFTRMMDVIYKHDDGYSNAAQVLKEYITFLFIDPI; encoded by the exons AtgtcttcccttctttcttgtgCTCCTGTTGCCCACCAGTATTTGGTTCAGAATTCAAAGACAGATATCATTCGTCGGTCGGCGAATTACCATCCTAGTATATGGGGTGATCAATTCCTCAAATATGCTCCACCTGCTATG GTATATGAAGCTTGTCCTGAGCATGTTGAAGAGCTGAAAGAAGAAGTAAGGAGGATGCTAATGGCTGATGCCAATGATCCATCAAAGAAATTGAACTTGATTGATTCGTTACAACGGCTTGGTGTGGCATACCACTTTGAAGAAGAGATAGAGGAGTTGTTAGAGAAGATGCATGATGCCCTCCCTGTTGATGGTTTAGACAGCTGCAGCCATCTTTACACCATTGCTTTATGGTTTCGATTACTGAGCCAACAAGGGTATAATGTCTTCTGCA ATGTTTTCAATAGGTTCAAGGATAGCAAAGGCAGCTTCAACGAGGAATTGATTAAAGATGTGCCTGGCATGCTATGCTTGTATGAAGCTACTTTTCTCAGGGTACATGGAGAAGACATTTTAGATGAAGCCTTGACCTTCACAACCACTCAACTTAAATCTATAGTTACTGATTTAAAGCCTCCTCTTGCAACACAAGTGATTCATGCATTGAAACAACCCCTCCACAAGGGCATGCCAAGATTAGAAGCTAGGCATTACATCTCTGTTTACCAAGAAGTTGAGACAAGGAATGAGACTCTGTTGAAGCTTGCTAAGTTGGATTTCAATTCACTGCAGTTAATTCATCGGCAAGAGCTAAGCCAACTCTCAAG ATGGTGGAAAGAATTAGACTTTGCAACTAAACTCCCTTATGCTAGAGACCGACTCGTGGAATGTTATTTTTGGATAGTGGGGGTGTATTTTGAGACACATTACTCTCTTGCTAGAATGATCTTAACCAAAGTTATAACCATGACTTCAATCATTGATGATACCTACGATGTATATGGCACACTTGAAGAACTTAAGCTCTTCACAGATGCAATTGACAG GTGGGACATAAGCGGCATGGAGCAACTTCCCGAATACATGAAAGCACTTTATTCTGCACTTCTAGATGTTTACAATGAGATCAAGGAAAATCTGAGAAAGAAAGGACAATCTTATCGAGTTAATTATGCAATAGAGGCA GTAGAGCAAGCGAGAGGAGATGTTTGTTCGAGTGTTGAGTGCTATATGAAACAACATAGAGTGACAGAGCAAGAGGCATGTGATGAGCTTCATAGAAGAGTGGAGAAGGCATGGAAAGATATAAACGAAGAGTGCATCAAACCAAGTAGGAGTCCCGTTCCATTAATGCCATTTCTGATGCAGATTGTCAATTTTACGCGTATGATGGATGTCATATATAAACATGATGATGGATACAGTAATGCCGCTCAAGTGCTGAAAGAGTACATCACCTTCTTGTTCATTGATCCAATATGA